A genomic window from Silene latifolia isolate original U9 population chromosome Y, ASM4854445v1, whole genome shotgun sequence includes:
- the LOC141629302 gene encoding secreted RxLR effector protein 161-like produces the protein MTSKHRKLDAESSNLIDKPADYRKLVGKLNFLTHTRPDIAFPIQLLSQFMAFPREQHWNAAIHVLKYIAKDVVQGILLNNKPDYALTGYCDADWAACPQTRRSISGFLVFMGGSLISWKSKKQQTVSLSSAEAEYRSLRRITAELAWLRRLLTELQVPNIQAILAKCDSQAAIHIAKNPVREKHIDLDCHFVREKLLDGLISLSYIPTLQQPADLFTKALPGPLHHQLQHKLGLFHSHPPT, from the coding sequence ATGACTAGCAAACACAGAAAATTAGACGCTGAATCAAGCAATCTTATAGATAAGCCTGCTGACTACAGAAAATTAGTGGGTAAATTAAACTTTTTAACTCATACAAGACCTGACATAGCCTTTCCTATACAGCTCTTAAGTCAGTTCATGGCATTCCCAAGGGAACAACATTGGAATGCAGCCATTCATGTCTTAAAGTACATAGCCAAGGATGTTGTTCAAGGCATTCTTCTAAACAACAAACCAGATTATGCACTCACAGGTTACTGTGATGCTGATTGGGCAGCTTGCCCCCAAACCAGACGATCTATTAGCGGGTTCCTTGTATTTATGGGTGGAAGTCTTATTTCGTGGAAGTCAAAGAAGCAACAAACTGTGTCCTTGTCATCAGCAGAAGCAGAATACAGGTCATTAAGACGAATCACAGCAGAATTGGCATGGCTTAGAAGGCTACTAACTGAACTACAGGTTCCTAATATTCAAGCCATTCTTGCCAAATGTGATAGCCAGGCAGCTATCCATATTGCAAAGAATCCTGTTCGAGAGAAACACATTGATTTAGATTGCCATTTTGTTCGAGAGAAGTTGCTAGATGGTTTAATTAGTCTATCCTATATTCCTACACTTCAACAACCAGCAGATCTTTTCACCAAAGCATTGCCAGGCCCTCTACATCATCAACTACAACACAAGTTGGGGCTGTTTCATTCACaccctccaacttga